Proteins encoded within one genomic window of Armatimonadota bacterium:
- a CDS encoding DUF2089 family protein codes for MASSLPIECPSCGHKLAVKRLSCQDCGTEVEGLYELPALASLGRSDQEFILQFVMASGSLKEMARLLGVSYPTVRNRLDEIIGRLSRSQRQPEGEND; via the coding sequence ATGGCAAGTTCGCTGCCTATTGAGTGCCCGAGCTGCGGCCACAAGCTTGCCGTCAAACGGCTGTCTTGTCAAGACTGCGGCACCGAGGTCGAGGGGTTGTACGAGCTGCCGGCCCTGGCTAGCCTGGGCCGCAGCGACCAGGAGTTCATCCTGCAGTTCGTGATGGCAAGCGGCAGCCTCAAGGAGATGGCGCGCCTGCTCGGGGTCAGCTATCCCACGGTGCGCAACCGATTGGATGAGATCATCGGCAGACTGAGCCGCTCGCAGCGGCAGCCGGAGGGCGAGAATGACTGA
- a CDS encoding CehA/McbA family metallohydrolase has protein sequence MTDPTRGPVDEPQSSDIPAATPATRHVNYRTPWALPGQWYRGALHFHTTESDAALEPAAALAWYREQGYHFAAITDHNRLTHAASASDDSFLALPGIELNVGRTEVGGDYHIVGLGVTAEPVVDEGAGAQAAIDAIRAAGGEAILAHPYWSGATAHDLQGLQGALGVEVYNSTCEESIAKGLSAVHWDELLARGQRLWGLAVDDAHWRRPDHGQGWVVLKARRLEREAVMAALRAGHFYSTRGPRITGIEVFEGAVRVTCSSVATISFICDNSRGKRFRAEGAAGIGRAEFTPPPEVSYVRVECADQQGRVAWSNPIYWSP, from the coding sequence ATGACTGACCCCACTCGCGGCCCGGTGGACGAGCCGCAGTCTTCCGATATCCCCGCGGCAACGCCCGCAACGCGGCACGTGAACTACCGCACCCCCTGGGCGCTGCCCGGCCAATGGTATCGCGGCGCCCTGCACTTCCACACCACGGAATCGGACGCCGCGCTCGAGCCGGCCGCGGCGCTGGCCTGGTACCGCGAGCAGGGCTACCATTTCGCCGCCATCACCGACCACAACCGGCTCACCCATGCCGCGAGCGCCAGCGACGACTCGTTCCTGGCGCTGCCGGGCATCGAGCTCAACGTCGGGCGCACCGAGGTCGGTGGGGACTATCACATCGTCGGGCTGGGCGTTACCGCCGAGCCGGTCGTGGATGAAGGCGCGGGGGCGCAGGCGGCGATTGATGCCATCCGCGCGGCGGGCGGCGAGGCCATCCTGGCGCATCCGTATTGGAGCGGTGCGACCGCGCACGACCTGCAGGGCCTGCAGGGAGCGCTGGGCGTCGAGGTGTACAACTCGACGTGCGAGGAGAGCATCGCCAAGGGGCTGTCGGCGGTGCACTGGGACGAGCTGCTGGCGCGCGGGCAGCGGCTGTGGGGGCTGGCGGTGGATGACGCGCACTGGCGGCGCCCGGATCACGGGCAGGGGTGGGTGGTGCTCAAGGCGCGGCGGCTGGAGCGCGAGGCGGTCATGGCCGCGCTGCGCGCGGGGCACTTCTACTCCACGCGCGGCCCACGCATCACCGGCATTGAGGTGTTCGAAGGCGCGGTGCGCGTGACCTGCTCGTCGGTGGCGACCATCAGCTTCATCTGCGATAATTCCAGGGGTAAGCGTTTTCGCGCCGAAGGGGCCGCGGGCATCGGGCGCGCGGAGTTCACGCCGCCCCCGGAGGTGAGCTACGTGCGCGTGGAGTGCGCGGATCAGCAGGGACGAGTGGCGTGGAGCAATCCCATATACTGGTCGCCGTAG